From one Paeniglutamicibacter psychrophenolicus genomic stretch:
- a CDS encoding FecCD family ABC transporter permease encodes MTQLDPALREPRSAPPPPPPPRPPAPLVFSGDDLEHDQRTRHTALWLAGLLAALLITLPVAVGLGPVDIEAGTVLRILRQHLSGGQPTGSWTDAEESIVLLLRVPRVLLGAAVGAGLALAGVALQALTRNILAEPYLLGVTSGASTLSAASILFGASAGIGSASLAGSAFAGALAAGIAVFLLARVGSQMTSTRLVLAGVSVGYVLHALTSLLIFASDDPNAGRSVLFWTLGSLTQATGQSALVTWAVVAGTTALLLLWSRPLDALAIGDSTAQTMGISPAKLRAAVMVVTALCVGALVAASGGIGFVGLVIPHIARLCVGSTHRKLLPVAALLGGIFLVWADVLARTALAPQELPLGIVTALLGAPLLFVLVRKLNPTQ; translated from the coding sequence ATGACCCAGCTGGACCCCGCGCTCCGCGAACCGCGCAGCGCACCACCACCACCACCACCACCACGCCCCCCGGCGCCGCTGGTCTTCTCCGGCGACGACCTGGAGCACGACCAACGCACCCGGCACACCGCACTGTGGCTCGCCGGCCTGCTGGCCGCGCTGCTGATCACCCTGCCGGTGGCCGTGGGCCTCGGGCCGGTGGACATCGAAGCGGGCACGGTGCTCCGGATCCTCCGCCAGCACCTGTCCGGCGGCCAGCCGACGGGCAGCTGGACCGACGCCGAGGAATCGATCGTGCTGCTGCTGCGGGTGCCCCGGGTGCTGCTGGGCGCCGCCGTCGGCGCCGGCCTGGCGCTGGCCGGGGTGGCCCTGCAGGCCCTGACGCGCAACATCCTGGCCGAACCCTACCTGCTGGGCGTGACCTCAGGGGCCTCGACCCTGTCGGCGGCCTCGATCCTCTTCGGGGCCTCGGCCGGCATCGGCTCGGCCTCGCTGGCCGGCAGCGCCTTCGCCGGGGCGCTGGCCGCCGGGATCGCGGTCTTCCTGCTCGCCCGGGTCGGTTCGCAGATGACCTCCACCCGGCTGGTGCTCGCCGGGGTGTCCGTGGGCTACGTGCTGCACGCGCTCACCTCGCTGCTGATCTTCGCCTCCGACGACCCCAACGCGGGCCGCTCGGTGCTCTTCTGGACGCTCGGCTCGCTGACCCAGGCCACCGGACAGTCCGCGCTGGTCACCTGGGCGGTGGTGGCGGGAACCACCGCGCTGCTGCTGCTCTGGTCCCGCCCGCTGGACGCGCTGGCCATCGGCGATTCCACGGCCCAAACGATGGGGATCTCCCCGGCGAAGCTGCGCGCGGCGGTGATGGTGGTGACCGCGCTCTGCGTGGGCGCGCTGGTCGCGGCCTCCGGCGGCATCGGATTCGTCGGGCTGGTCATCCCGCACATCGCGCGGCTGTGCGTGGGCTCCACGCACCGCAAGCTGCTGCCGGTGGCGGCGCTCCTCGGCGGGATCTTCCTGGTCTGGGCCGACGTGCTCGCCCGGACGGCCCTGGCCCCGCAGGAGCTGCCGCTGGGCATCGTCACCGCCCTGCTCGGTGCCCCGCTGCTCTTCGTGCTGGTGCGCAAGCTGAACCCGACCCAATGA
- a CDS encoding ABC transporter ATP-binding protein encodes MITATDVSVGYGGNLVVKSVGLHAGPGEVVGLIGPNGSGKSTFLRTLYAALRPRAGLVVLDEQPITQLRGTELARRVAVVAQETPTDLPVTVADMVLLGRAPHRKALAAFTREDHRTVAAALSRVGARDLADRRYSTLSGGEKQRVLVARTLAQQADHLLLDEPTNHLDIRYQHELLRMVGQLGVTTVVVLHDLNLAARYCTKLVMLQDGRAVATGTPEEVLTPEMLLRVYGIHVEPVSVRGALQLVFSMADEPAMAPAGAAG; translated from the coding sequence ATGATCACAGCCACCGATGTTTCCGTCGGCTACGGCGGGAACCTGGTAGTCAAATCCGTCGGGCTGCACGCCGGGCCGGGGGAGGTCGTCGGGCTGATCGGCCCGAACGGCAGCGGCAAGTCCACCTTCCTGCGCACCCTGTACGCGGCCCTGCGCCCGCGGGCCGGGCTGGTCGTCCTCGACGAACAGCCGATCACGCAATTGCGCGGCACCGAGCTGGCCCGGCGGGTGGCCGTCGTCGCCCAGGAAACGCCCACCGACCTGCCGGTGACCGTCGCGGACATGGTGCTGCTCGGCCGCGCCCCGCACCGCAAGGCGTTGGCCGCCTTCACCCGCGAGGACCACCGCACGGTGGCCGCCGCGCTGTCCCGGGTCGGCGCCCGGGATCTGGCCGACCGTCGCTACTCCACGCTCTCGGGAGGGGAGAAGCAGCGCGTGCTGGTGGCCCGCACGCTGGCACAGCAGGCGGACCACCTGCTGCTGGATGAACCGACCAACCACCTGGACATCCGCTACCAGCACGAGCTGCTGCGCATGGTCGGGCAGCTGGGGGTCACGACCGTGGTCGTGCTGCACGACCTGAACCTGGCCGCGCGCTACTGCACGAAGCTGGTCATGCTTCAGGATGGCCGGGCGGTGGCGACCGGAACGCCCGAGGAGGTGCTGACCCCCGAGATGCTGCTGCGGGTGTACGGGATCCACGTCGAACCGGTTTCCGTGCGCGGCGCCCTGCAGCTGGTCTTCAGCATGGCCGATGAGCCGGCCATGGCGCCGGCGGGGGCTGCCGGCTGA
- a CDS encoding FtsK/SpoIIIE family DNA translocase, with protein MAPRTSSQGERKTTTRKPRASNSSSKTTRNSKSTPAAIEHDFPLPVRMVRSAWMGIARVTGGAFRKIGRDVHPDYEVRRDGTGLFLVIIAIVIASVEWWGLRGVGWYGGFVHAVAGGTFGFMAALMPPILLIGAIRLFRWPEEHRANNRVGIGLALGSLAGSGISHVVGGLPPVSAPFDVLWGAGGVLGALATVPLAGLISAPGALTVMIALALLSLMILTATPFRHIPARFREGYEKLMGQAPEAGSSKGVDLGAEDHDQSYLYEEQAAAKKPRKKMRLFGKDRDEAAIAAEDLLGNTGEGAYDTAVITDDHGAPVDPMDFYADEADAEPAIRPGVRRPTKDERERAAIMESVGLGTEPEADTQAMSAIDLTSYDNDATGAIEQVPSRPAAAPLPPIPARTEQLQLSGDVTYTLPASDFLPAGPPSKERSEANDAVVAALTDTLDQFKVDAKVTGFSRGPTVTRYEIELAPGTKVERVTALSKNISYAVASSDVRILSPIPGKSAIGIEIPNADKEIVVLGDVLRSHNARKTDHPMVMGVGKDVEGGFVVANLAKMPHLLVAGATGAGKSSFVNSMITSILMRATPDEVRMVMVDPKRVELTAYEGVPHLITPIITNPKKAAEALQWVVKEMDTRYDDLANFGYKHIDDFNKAVRNGKAVPPEGSKRVMKPYPYLLVIVDELADLMMVAPRDVEDSIVRITQLARAAGIHLVLATQRPSVDVVTGLIKANVPSRMAFATSSVTDSRVVLDQPGAEKLLGQGDALFLPMGTSKPMRVQGAWVTESEIQSVVEHVKGQLKAEYRHDVAVEAPKKQIDDDIGDDLELLLQATELVVTTQFGSTSMLQRKLRVGFAKAGRLMDLLESRGVVGPSEGSKARDVLVKPDDLPEVLAAMRGDETGAGDVVPTATEAALAENANANHYGTDLVAEDLDGFEQAVDYHDGADDEGSEDAWNLTGR; from the coding sequence ATGGCCCCACGTACTTCCTCGCAAGGCGAGAGGAAAACGACCACGCGCAAACCGCGTGCCTCGAACTCCTCGTCCAAGACGACCAGAAACTCCAAGAGCACGCCCGCAGCGATCGAACACGATTTCCCGCTGCCGGTGCGCATGGTGCGTTCGGCCTGGATGGGCATCGCGCGTGTCACCGGCGGGGCCTTCCGCAAGATCGGCCGCGACGTGCACCCGGACTACGAGGTGCGCCGCGACGGAACCGGGCTCTTCCTGGTCATCATCGCCATCGTCATTGCCTCCGTGGAATGGTGGGGGCTGCGCGGGGTCGGCTGGTACGGCGGCTTCGTGCACGCCGTGGCCGGGGGAACCTTCGGGTTCATGGCCGCGCTCATGCCGCCGATCCTGCTCATCGGCGCCATCCGGCTCTTCCGCTGGCCCGAGGAACACCGCGCCAACAACCGCGTGGGCATCGGCCTGGCCCTCGGTTCCCTGGCCGGGTCCGGGATCTCCCACGTGGTCGGGGGACTTCCTCCGGTCTCGGCACCTTTCGATGTCCTCTGGGGCGCCGGGGGAGTGCTTGGGGCGCTGGCCACCGTCCCGCTGGCCGGGCTGATATCCGCACCCGGGGCGCTGACGGTGATGATCGCACTGGCCCTGTTGAGCCTGATGATCCTCACCGCCACCCCCTTCAGGCACATCCCCGCACGCTTCCGCGAGGGCTACGAGAAGCTCATGGGCCAGGCCCCCGAGGCCGGCTCCAGCAAGGGCGTGGACCTGGGCGCCGAGGACCACGACCAGTCCTACCTCTACGAGGAACAGGCCGCGGCGAAGAAGCCACGCAAGAAGATGCGGCTCTTCGGCAAGGACCGCGACGAGGCGGCCATCGCCGCCGAGGACCTCTTGGGCAACACCGGAGAGGGCGCCTACGACACCGCGGTCATCACCGACGACCACGGCGCACCCGTGGACCCGATGGACTTCTACGCCGACGAGGCCGATGCCGAACCGGCCATCCGCCCCGGGGTGCGCCGCCCCACCAAGGACGAGCGCGAACGCGCAGCCATCATGGAATCCGTGGGCCTGGGCACCGAGCCCGAGGCCGACACCCAGGCCATGAGCGCCATCGACCTGACCAGCTACGACAACGACGCCACCGGCGCGATCGAGCAGGTCCCCTCGCGCCCCGCGGCGGCCCCGCTGCCGCCGATCCCGGCGCGCACCGAACAGCTCCAGCTCTCCGGGGACGTCACCTACACGCTGCCGGCCTCCGACTTCCTGCCCGCCGGCCCGCCATCCAAGGAACGCTCCGAGGCCAACGACGCGGTCGTCGCGGCACTGACCGACACCCTGGACCAGTTCAAGGTCGACGCGAAGGTCACCGGGTTCTCCCGCGGCCCGACAGTCACCCGCTACGAGATCGAACTGGCCCCCGGCACCAAGGTCGAGCGCGTCACCGCCCTGTCCAAGAACATCTCCTACGCCGTGGCCTCCTCGGACGTGCGCATCCTCTCCCCGATCCCGGGCAAGTCCGCGATCGGCATCGAGATCCCCAACGCCGACAAGGAAATCGTCGTGCTGGGCGACGTGCTGCGCAGCCACAATGCGCGGAAGACCGACCACCCGATGGTCATGGGCGTGGGCAAGGACGTCGAGGGCGGCTTCGTCGTGGCCAACCTGGCCAAGATGCCGCACCTCTTGGTGGCGGGTGCCACCGGCGCGGGCAAGTCCTCGTTCGTGAACTCGATGATCACCTCGATCCTGATGCGCGCCACCCCCGACGAGGTCCGCATGGTCATGGTCGACCCCAAGCGCGTGGAACTCACGGCCTACGAGGGCGTCCCGCACCTGATCACCCCGATCATCACCAACCCGAAGAAGGCCGCCGAGGCCCTGCAGTGGGTGGTCAAGGAGATGGACACCCGCTACGACGACCTGGCGAACTTCGGGTACAAGCACATCGACGACTTCAACAAGGCGGTGCGCAACGGCAAGGCCGTCCCGCCCGAGGGCTCCAAGCGCGTCATGAAGCCCTACCCGTACCTCTTGGTCATCGTCGATGAGCTCGCCGACCTGATGATGGTCGCCCCGCGCGACGTCGAGGACTCCATTGTCCGCATCACCCAGCTGGCCCGTGCCGCAGGCATCCACCTGGTGCTTGCCACCCAGCGCCCGTCCGTGGACGTGGTCACCGGCCTGATCAAGGCCAACGTGCCCTCGCGCATGGCGTTCGCGACCTCCTCGGTCACCGACTCCCGCGTGGTGCTCGACCAGCCCGGCGCCGAAAAGCTGCTGGGCCAGGGTGACGCGCTGTTCCTGCCCATGGGTACCTCCAAGCCCATGCGCGTGCAGGGTGCCTGGGTCACCGAATCCGAGATCCAATCCGTGGTCGAACACGTCAAGGGGCAGCTGAAGGCCGAATACCGCCACGACGTTGCAGTCGAGGCGCCCAAGAAGCAGATCGACGATGACATCGGCGACGATTTGGAGCTGCTGCTGCAGGCCACCGAGCTCGTGGTCACGACGCAGTTCGGCTCCACCTCGATGCTCCAGCGCAAGCTGCGCGTGGGCTTCGCCAAGGCCGGCCGGCTCATGGACCTGCTCGAATCCCGCGGCGTGGTGGGACCCTCCGAGGGGTCCAAGGCCCGCGACGTGCTGGTCAAACCCGACGACCTGCCCGAGGTGCTGGCCGCGATGCGCGGGGACGAAACCGGCGCCGGCGACGTGGTCCCGACCGCGACCGAGGCCGCCCTGGCGGAGAACGCCAACGCCAACCACTACGGCACCGACCTGGTCGCCGAGGACCTCGACGGCTTCGAACAGGCGGTTGACTACCACGACGGCGCGGACGACGAGGGGTCGGAAGACGCCTGGAACCTTACCGGCAGGTAG